CCgttttcaccaactccttTGTACACCTCACTATGTCATGGCAGTTTCCTGCTAATCTTTGCTTCAATGACTTATCGGCGAACTCCAGATCTCTCTTTTCATCGTTAGAAGGCTTCGATAAGATATTCATCCGATGGAAACAATCCTCCAAACTGTTGACGATCCAACTTCCGTGCTCTTTCAATTGAGCGTTTCTGGTTTGGTTCATCGAAGTGTTGGTAGCTTCTGTCATCTGCTTGATAACTTCGGTAACAGCTCTGGATTTCTGACTCAACTCTCCTCTGGTAGCATTAGGTTTTCTAATAGCTGTTAACAACACTtgaatggtgttgattACTTCCACAGTCTGATGCTCCAAGTAGAGCAACACTTGGGTTAAGGTGTTATCCGgatcatcaatatcaaacaaatcaacGTTAAATGAAGCAGCCGCCATAGACTTCCTGTATTCTTGTCTTTGCTTGGCCTGGAAAGTTTTCTCATTATCCTCATCATTATCCTCATCATTatcctcttcttttctttcttctctaGCACGTTCTGGTTGATCAATAGtgaccttcttcttctgcacTCTCTGTACTGGAGGAATTTCAGCCGATTTCAAAGCAGACGACTCAGGCTTGGTGAGTTGTACCTTGCGAATAACAGGCTCTTGGTCCTCTAGGGCAATAGTGCCATCAgaagcagcagaagaaggagCTCTGGTCtcgtcatcgtcttcatccatGAATCTGCTTCTAACCGATTGGAAAGATTTGTTTGGGTTGGGCGAAATTTCGAGATCTGAAGTACTTCCCTTAGATGGAGTAGTTTCTGCCGTTGAAGTTTGAATATTTTCACTGCTAGAATCATGGTTGCTTGAATCCTGCTTGGTCTCAATCACAGGTTCTTCCTTAGAGGTATTAGCGAATCTGTCCCGTATACTTTGGAAAATACCCTTTCCTCTCGAGTTACTCCGAGCAAACGCTTCGTCCGTGTCACCTTGTTTGGAATTCAATTGAGcattatcatcaccaaacacaCTAGTAGCAACGGGAGTGGCGATATTGGAACTTTCAGACTTGATTGAATTAACACTGAGATCAGCGGCACCGTTCAATTCTTTGCTCTTGGACTCGAATTTTTGAACTATATCTCTAGGAGACTTTTTCatctccaaagaagatcTGTTCAAAATAAAACTATTGCTCGTGGATTCATTTTCGCTCCCTGGAGGACTGAAGGATCCTCGCTTCTTATTGAACGGCGTGGTTGGTGGAGGGCTCTCGAACTGCTTAACTCTGTTCAAAACACTGGACTTTTTAGAAGGTGTGGTTCTAACATCGTCATTGACGATTTGACCATGGCTCGTGTTGTCAATATTAGACAAGGAATCCGTCTGTTTTCccgattttgaagaaaaagtaTTGACCTTCTTTGTAGGTGTCGttccaaaatcatcattggCAATTTGACCATTGCTAGTGTTACCAATTTGACCATTGCTGGTGTTGCCAATAGTAGACAAGGAATCCGTCAGTTTTCCCAATTTCAAGGCCAAAGCATTGAACTTTCTAGGTTGGTTGCTTGGTGAGACATCCCTCGACACCTGAGAACTTGCCAATGAGCTTTCGCTATTGTTATCTTTCAATCTGTTGGCCATTCTCAAAGGTCTAACGCCAACCTCTGTGCTTGGATCGTCATTGACATTGGTAATACCTCTGTCTGAAGTATTAGACTGAGAAACTGGGGTGGcagatttgttgaactgcATACTTATGGAGTCATCATTGGTTAATTTACATATACCAATCAAATCACAAATGGAGAATACCAAACCACTTACAGAcctttcaacaagaacttttgGTAATAAGTTTGGGAAGACCGTGAAATGTCTCACCACAGTCAATAAATGGCTTGCAGCATCTCTTACCTGGATAGAAAGATCATTGGAATTCAAGTGGTCTTTGTCACCCTGATTGGCAATATCATTAGAAACCAAGGAAAGAGTCGAAACTTTCTCAAAAAGAAGCTCCGAATCGAAAGacttttgatcaatgaaaCTCATGAATACTTCTATTAAAGAATGTAATCGAGTAACAGAATCGAGGGAAATTAGCCCTTGATCTGAAACAAAAGACTTCAAATGGTCTTGATCCAAAAGAGAAGTATTGAAATCCTTATTGAGCTTTTCAGCTCTTAAATCTTCATACTTCTTTTGCCATATTAAAGTTTCATCCCTCAAGCTTTGAtgtgttggtggtttctTTGCAGGAGCGTCCAAGTTTGacaacttgtccaagatgGTCTTCATTTGCTGATTCAACCCTTCCTTGGACTTGTCTCCTTGTGGGTCAACTGTGGAGGAAAAATCCTTTGATAACGTATTCATACTGCTACTTCTGGTGTGATCTTTGGTTGACGCATTGACAGAGTTTTTGAGCGACTGGTTCTCCAATCTTAAGGCAGCATTGGTAGATTTGACTTTCTCAAACTCTTGCGTCAACTGCTTGTAGTCTGCGTTATCTTGAAGGTTCAAAAGCCTGTTTTGAAACTCGCTCTTTGTTTGTTCCCATTCACTTCTTTCGTTATCAAACAACGATTTTTCCTTGGTTAAGGAGAAGTTTTTATCCAATACCTCTTTATGTTGTTTTTGTAACTCATCCAATTTGGCCTTTAACAGCTGTATTTCCTGATCCTTTGAATCGTCTTGCAATTCACGAGTACCTTTGGATGCAGAAAAGTCGGCAGGAGCACCGATGGCTGTATTAAGGCCCGTTCCTAGTTGTTTGACGCCTTTgaattcatcttcatttaTGTCGTTGAGATCTTCTGGGGTGGTAGCATCTCTAAGTTCaacttcctcttcttcttcctcatcactGGACCAGGTCAAATTGGCCTTCGTGGGTACCACAGTTTTGCTGGAGACTCCAATGGTTTGGTTGGCCACTTCGGAAGACACTGAAGCCTTTGACACATTcgattcttcttcaggaTCGGTCACTTGTTTTTCTGATACTTGCAGTTGACTACCAGTACTTAACACAGGCCCGGGTACTGAATTCACCAGCTTGGTGTCGGTAGGGCTCTTTGTGGTGACATATTCTTCAGAGTTTTGCAAACCCCTTCTTTCGATTTCAAACGATATATCAGATACTAAATCCTTGAATCTGTGTTGTGCCAAAGTGCTCAACTTTTTTCTTGCATCGTTTCTACTGGGATGATAGGCCAGCTTGGGAAGCAAGTGGTCGGGCTCTC
The window above is part of the Yamadazyma tenuis chromosome 4, complete sequence genome. Proteins encoded here:
- the SPA2 gene encoding component of the polarisome (EggNog:ENOG503NTZI; COG:S); its protein translation is MSVKNLNNHLTVFKQFLEISGDARGTRSRNKTRAADARGKLLRLSNNQFKELSTDVYDELRRRIDESRGEPDHLLPKSAYHPSRNDARKKLSTLAQHRFKDLVSDISFEIERRGLQNSEEYVTTKSPTDTKSVNSVPGPVLSTGSQSQVSEKQVTDPEEESNVSKASVSSEVANQTIGVSSKTVVPTKANLTWSSDEEEEEEVELRDATTPEDLNDINEDEFKGVKQLGTGLNTAIGAPADFSASKGTRELQDDSKDQEIQSLKAKLDELQKQHKEVLDKNFSLTKEKSLFDNERSEWEQTKSEFQNRLLNLQDNADYKQLTQEFEKVKSTNAALRLENQSLKNSVNASTKDHTRSSSMNTLSKDFSSTVDPQGDKSKEGLNQQMKTILDKLSNLDAPAKKPPTHQSLRDETLIWQKKYEDLRAEKLNKDFNTSLLDQDHLKSFVSDQGLISLDSVTRLHSLIEVFMSFIDQKSFDSELLFEKVSTLSLVRDAASHLLTVVRHFTVFPNLLPKVLVERSVSGLVFSICDLIGICKLTNDDSISMQFNKSATPVSQSNTSDRGITNVNDDPSTEVGVRPLRMANRLKDNNSESSLASSQVSRDVSPSNQPRKFNALALKLGKSTDSLSTIGNTSNGQIGNTSNGQIANDDFGTTPTKKVNTFSSKSGKQTDSLSNIDNTSHGQIVNDDVRTTPSKKSSVLNRVKQFESPPPTTPFNKKRGSFSPPGSENESTSNSFILNRSSLEMKKSPRDIVQKFESKSKELNGAADLSVNSIKSESSNIATPVATSVFGDDNAQLNSKQGDTDEAFARSNSRGKGIFQSIRDRFANTSKEEPVIETKQDSSNHDSSSENIQTSTAETTPSKGSTSDLEISPNPNKSFQSVRSRFMDEDDDETRAPSSAASDGTIALEDQEPVIRKVQLTKPESSALKSAEIPPVQRVQKKKVTIDQPERAREERKEEDNDEDNDEDNEKTFQAKQRQEYRKSMAAASFNVDLFDIDDPDNTLTQVLLYLEHQTVEVINTIQVLLTAIRKPNATRGELSQKSRAVTEVIKQMTEATNTSMNQTRNAQLKEHGSWIVNSLEDCFHRMNILSKPSNDEKRDSEFADKSLKQRLAGNCHDIVRCTKELVKTVEEASLKEDIANLDARLRHSHDLA